From a region of the Gossypium raimondii isolate GPD5lz chromosome 10, ASM2569854v1, whole genome shotgun sequence genome:
- the LOC105774919 gene encoding uncharacterized protein LOC105774919, giving the protein MGTLPPCSVDFEIITSPLSSLITTPDPDLHSLGSKAALKFIRIKGSMGGIHFEMAYFLGFVSFISGYPQHTSCLPTHAIRTILKNPGQSRNTWSIVFGPLPHLGQAN; this is encoded by the exons ATGGGGACACTACCCCCATGCAGTGTTGATTTTGAGATAATAACATCCCCCCTGTCATCTCTGATCACTACACCCGATCCCGATCTACACTCTTTGGGATCAAAAGCAGCATTAAAATTTATTCGTATAAAAGGATCTATGGGGGGAATCCACTTTGAAATGGCATATTTCCTG GGCtttgtttctttcatttcaGGTTACCCACAACACACATCATGTCTTCCTACACATGCCATTCGAACCATTCTGAAAAACCCAG GGCAGTCCCGAAACACATGGTCGATCGTCTTTGGACCCCTACCACATCTAGGGCAAGCTAACTAA